A section of the Flavobacteriales bacterium genome encodes:
- a CDS encoding ankyrin repeat domain-containing protein, whose product MNPAKPSQLAPELVKEFVRVGHNNLAEVQRMLKEQPGLLNATWDVGGGDFETALEGAGHVGDREIAEYLIGQGARANIFVLTMLGRTVEVKTLLAAFPNLLRSKGPHGLTLLHHATRGGEPAKELLEHIQGLGLTEMKFALP is encoded by the coding sequence ATGAACCCCGCCAAGCCTTCGCAGCTCGCACCCGAACTGGTAAAGGAGTTCGTGCGCGTGGGCCACAACAACCTGGCGGAAGTGCAGCGCATGCTGAAGGAGCAGCCCGGCCTGCTGAACGCGACCTGGGATGTGGGCGGTGGCGACTTTGAGACAGCACTTGAGGGCGCTGGCCATGTCGGCGATCGGGAGATCGCGGAGTACCTGATCGGTCAGGGCGCCCGGGCGAACATCTTCGTGCTCACCATGCTGGGCCGCACCGTGGAAGTGAAGACACTGCTGGCGGCCTTTCCGAACCTGCTGCGCTCGAAAGGGCCGCATGGGCTCACATTGCTGCATCACGCGACACGTGGCGGCGAGCCGGCGAAGGAGTTGCTGGAGCATATCCAGGGGCTTGGGCTCACGGAGATGAAGTTCGCCTTGCCATAA
- a CDS encoding type 1 glutamine amidotransferase domain-containing protein, whose amino-acid sequence MSAALNLIDPAKPRRIALIAANASTSKQTGWPIGFWWAELTHPYWEFVEKGYQVDIFSPDGGDLEADGFSDPEHESGYSAADILSLGFKKSPKHAELVKNTKPISVIKVTDYDAVFLSGGQSPMYTFIDNTELHQLVVDFHEAKKVVAIVCHATCILLKAKTADGKLLVDGRTWTGFADAEEQFADNFVGQRIQPFWIETEARKLPNTNFITGGMFKAFAVRDGRLITGQQQFSGSATARMVIEALGA is encoded by the coding sequence ATGAGCGCAGCACTCAACCTCATCGACCCCGCGAAGCCCAGGCGCATCGCCCTCATTGCCGCCAACGCATCCACCAGCAAGCAGACCGGCTGGCCCATCGGCTTCTGGTGGGCCGAGCTCACGCATCCCTACTGGGAGTTCGTGGAGAAGGGCTATCAGGTGGACATCTTCAGCCCGGATGGCGGCGACCTGGAGGCCGACGGTTTCAGCGACCCCGAGCACGAGAGCGGCTACAGCGCGGCCGACATCCTGAGCCTCGGCTTCAAGAAGAGCCCGAAGCACGCCGAACTCGTCAAGAACACCAAGCCCATCAGCGTGATCAAGGTGACCGACTATGACGCCGTGTTCCTCAGCGGTGGCCAAAGCCCCATGTACACCTTCATTGATAACACCGAGCTGCACCAGCTGGTGGTCGATTTCCACGAAGCGAAGAAGGTCGTGGCCATCGTGTGCCACGCCACCTGCATCCTGCTGAAGGCGAAGACCGCCGATGGCAAGCTGCTGGTGGACGGCAGGACCTGGACCGGCTTCGCCGATGCCGAGGAGCAGTTCGCCGACAACTTCGTGGGCCAGCGCATCCAGCCCTTCTGGATCGAGACCGAGGCGCGGAAGCTGCCCAATACCAACTTCATCACCGGCGGCATGTTCAAGGCCTTCGCCGTGCGGGATGGTCGGTTGATCACCGGCCAGCAGCAGTTCAGCGGCTCGGCCACGGCCCGAATGGTGATCGAGGCGCTTGGCGCTTAA
- a CDS encoding hydrogenase: MIIKRRFDPLKVLSYVQGELLLALIAAAASYVLHRWEPLVALPFSIAATLGGALAIFIGFRNNSAYGRWWEARTLWGGIINSTRVLARLIITFTDSHAHQPNFDRARSEAFKREMVHKVIAWAHALRIHLRGERDWSSVTALMPAEERSAVDAAANKPNVVMQLIGQRIYRAMADGTLGGFDSFQMEGQLLALANYQGGCERIKNTPLLRQYHFFTRLFLQVFIVLLPFCLVADLERMGIGWVVVPVALVISFVFAIIGKVGEVNEDPFEGRITDVPLNALCNTIERDLRELLGESELPAKLQPVDGYLD; this comes from the coding sequence ATGATCATCAAACGCCGCTTCGATCCGTTGAAGGTGCTGTCCTACGTGCAGGGCGAACTGCTGCTGGCGCTCATCGCGGCGGCGGCGTCCTACGTGTTGCACCGCTGGGAGCCGCTGGTGGCCCTGCCCTTCAGCATCGCCGCCACACTGGGCGGAGCGCTGGCCATCTTCATCGGCTTCCGCAACAACAGCGCCTACGGCCGGTGGTGGGAGGCGCGCACGTTGTGGGGCGGCATCATCAACAGCACTCGGGTGCTGGCGCGGCTCATCATCACCTTCACGGACAGCCACGCGCACCAGCCCAACTTCGATCGCGCCCGCAGCGAGGCCTTCAAACGGGAGATGGTGCACAAGGTGATCGCCTGGGCCCACGCGCTGCGCATCCACCTGCGCGGCGAACGGGACTGGTCGTCCGTGACGGCGCTGATGCCGGCGGAGGAGCGGTCCGCGGTGGACGCGGCGGCCAATAAGCCGAACGTGGTGATGCAGCTGATCGGACAGCGGATCTACCGGGCCATGGCCGATGGCACCTTGGGCGGCTTCGACAGCTTCCAGATGGAAGGGCAACTGCTCGCGCTGGCCAACTACCAGGGCGGCTGCGAACGCATCAAGAACACGCCCCTGCTGCGCCAGTACCACTTCTTCACGCGGCTCTTCCTGCAGGTCTTCATCGTGCTGTTGCCTTTCTGCCTGGTGGCCGATCTGGAGCGCATGGGCATCGGCTGGGTGGTGGTCCCCGTGGCGCTCGTCATCAGCTTCGTGTTCGCCATCATCGGCAAGGTGGGCGAGGTGAACGAGGACCCCTTCGAGGGCCGGATCACCGATGTGCCGCTCAATGCCCTGTGCAACACCATCGAGCGCGACCTACGCGAGCTGTTGGGCGAGTCGGAGCTGCCCGCCAAGCTCCAGCCCGTGGACGGCTACCTCGATTGA
- a CDS encoding DUF481 domain-containing protein: MRVLCVIGFLALSIMGRAQLSEVDTLRWQYRVSATGSWLRGNIEQFMLLGTAEIAHVKERWGFKSAITYQYGTFFYRQTLGEGIWRNFVYANPRARLYPYLMLWYQQSYQRGIDHRTQVGPGLTYVLLRKNAQLLKLSATATYETSTFRSATYRERPDLTDPLIGTYRLTGRIYGEHRIMKGLMRLQCEAWVQPSLTDADNLRAHVEAALSIPLKKGFALRQAVNWSYESVVQQRNMYEDLLWTFGVSFEGRSKAH, encoded by the coding sequence ATGCGCGTGCTCTGCGTCATCGGCTTTCTTGCGCTCTCCATCATGGGCCGCGCCCAGCTCAGCGAAGTGGACACGCTGCGCTGGCAGTACCGCGTGAGCGCCACCGGCAGTTGGCTGCGCGGCAACATCGAGCAGTTCATGCTGCTGGGCACCGCCGAGATCGCCCATGTGAAGGAGCGCTGGGGCTTCAAGAGCGCGATCACCTATCAGTACGGCACCTTCTTCTACCGGCAGACCCTGGGCGAGGGCATCTGGCGGAACTTCGTGTACGCGAACCCGCGGGCCCGGCTCTATCCCTACCTCATGCTGTGGTACCAGCAGAGCTATCAGCGTGGCATCGACCACCGCACGCAGGTGGGACCCGGGCTCACCTATGTGCTGCTCCGGAAGAACGCCCAGCTGCTCAAGCTCTCCGCCACCGCCACCTACGAGACCAGCACCTTCCGCAGCGCGACGTACAGGGAACGTCCGGACCTCACCGATCCATTGATCGGGACCTATCGACTGACCGGCAGGATCTACGGAGAACATCGCATCATGAAGGGCCTGATGCGCCTGCAATGCGAAGCGTGGGTGCAGCCCTCGCTCACGGATGCGGACAACCTGCGTGCCCACGTGGAAGCGGCCTTGAGCATCCCGCTGAAGAAGGGCTTCGCCCTGCGCCAGGCCGTGAACTGGAGCTACGAGAGCGTGGTGCAGCAGCGCAACAT
- a CDS encoding ABC transporter permease produces MLKNLLLTGFRNLWKQKLYTLINLLGLATGIACFVLIGLYVRYQRSFDRFVPDHERVHRVVGEIEMEGQGEHSSSMVFGLGPTLYHDHPELIERYCRWFDFQDPQHTLKVGDSLSTDRMFTESGLYLVDSTVFDMFNYPLLVGDPRTALSKPGSIVLSQELAKKYFGDEDPMGRMMKWDNAMDVQVTGILGETPRNSHIRFTGLVSFYTITQFWRNIEKNNWVWNPCWTYVRLKEGVTKAEVDRVFPDFIQKYYPDFLKNQIGHELQPLADIHLTSKLDFEMRQNGDRGSVNILWVIGFFILVLAGVNFMNLATARSAYRAREVGVRKAAGATRGQLIAQFLLESVLMSLLAASIALLLIKLLMPAFNSLAGESIPLPSLLVPGVLGIAVVLGLLSGIYPAFFLSNFRPAVVLKGNSGGTSRGQALRKALVVVQFAIALVLIIGTVFVKRQHDHLRSVDLGFQKEQVVLIPVRAPMYDVYTAVFPELKKISGVKAVSWANDILGKKHNTHEFNWGTMERGKWTYLPALYVNPEFREAMDIELLGGRWFSREFPGDDSLSVVINETFARQLHPEDPTKAIGERMDTPHGEERVIGVAKDFAFDPLFKAVQPFVFDMTRDIGQWLRYIYIRTEAGDPTPVIEAARREWNARTTQFPFEYQFLDDQLDMQYEAQGRLASLVGIFSLLAVFIACLGLFALASWTAEKRTREIGIRKVMGADTLRITWVVTRDFLLLVLVGALVAVPLAWFGVGRWLENFAFRTHIEPLVFVGAGLVVLLIATFTVSFRAIRAAQTDPVRALRHE; encoded by the coding sequence CACGAGCGCGTGCACCGCGTGGTGGGCGAGATCGAGATGGAAGGTCAGGGCGAGCACAGCAGCAGCATGGTCTTCGGCCTCGGGCCCACGCTCTACCATGATCACCCCGAGCTGATCGAACGCTATTGCCGCTGGTTCGATTTCCAGGACCCGCAGCACACCTTGAAGGTGGGTGACAGCCTGAGCACCGACCGCATGTTCACCGAGAGCGGCCTCTACCTGGTGGACAGCACCGTGTTCGACATGTTCAACTACCCGTTGCTCGTCGGCGATCCGAGGACCGCGCTCAGCAAACCCGGCAGCATCGTGCTCTCGCAGGAGCTGGCGAAGAAGTACTTCGGCGATGAGGACCCCATGGGCCGGATGATGAAATGGGACAATGCCATGGACGTGCAGGTGACCGGCATCCTGGGTGAGACCCCTCGCAATTCCCACATCAGGTTCACGGGACTGGTCTCGTTCTACACCATCACGCAGTTCTGGCGCAACATCGAGAAGAACAACTGGGTGTGGAACCCCTGCTGGACCTATGTGCGGCTGAAGGAGGGTGTCACGAAAGCCGAGGTGGACCGCGTGTTCCCGGACTTCATCCAGAAGTACTACCCTGACTTCCTCAAGAACCAGATAGGGCACGAGCTTCAGCCGCTCGCCGACATCCACCTCACCAGCAAGCTTGACTTCGAGATGCGGCAGAACGGCGACCGGGGCAGCGTGAACATCCTCTGGGTGATCGGCTTCTTCATCCTCGTGCTGGCGGGCGTCAACTTCATGAACCTTGCCACGGCGCGAAGTGCGTACCGCGCGCGGGAGGTGGGCGTGCGCAAGGCGGCGGGCGCAACGCGCGGTCAGCTGATCGCCCAATTCCTGCTGGAGAGCGTGCTGATGAGCCTGCTCGCGGCATCGATCGCCCTGTTGCTGATCAAGCTGCTGATGCCCGCGTTCAACTCCCTGGCGGGCGAGAGCATCCCGCTGCCTTCGCTGCTGGTTCCCGGCGTGCTCGGCATCGCGGTCGTGCTCGGGCTGCTCAGCGGCATCTATCCGGCCTTCTTCCTCAGCAACTTCCGACCGGCGGTGGTGCTGAAGGGCAACAGCGGTGGCACCTCTCGCGGACAGGCCCTGCGCAAAGCGCTGGTGGTGGTGCAGTTCGCCATTGCGCTCGTGCTCATCATCGGCACCGTGTTCGTGAAGCGCCAGCACGACCATCTACGCAGCGTGGACCTCGGTTTCCAGAAGGAGCAGGTGGTGCTGATCCCGGTGCGCGCGCCCATGTACGATGTCTACACGGCCGTGTTCCCCGAACTGAAGAAGATCAGCGGCGTGAAGGCCGTGAGCTGGGCCAACGACATCCTGGGCAAGAAGCACAACACGCATGAGTTCAACTGGGGCACCATGGAGCGGGGCAAATGGACCTACCTGCCCGCGCTCTACGTGAACCCCGAGTTCCGGGAGGCGATGGACATCGAGCTGCTCGGCGGCCGTTGGTTCAGCCGGGAGTTCCCCGGCGATGATTCGCTCAGTGTGGTGATCAACGAGACCTTCGCGAGGCAGTTGCATCCGGAGGACCCCACCAAGGCCATCGGCGAGCGCATGGACACGCCGCATGGCGAGGAACGCGTGATCGGCGTGGCGAAGGACTTCGCCTTCGATCCGCTCTTCAAGGCCGTACAGCCCTTCGTGTTCGACATGACCAGGGACATCGGGCAATGGCTGCGCTACATCTACATCCGCACCGAGGCCGGCGACCCCACGCCCGTGATCGAGGCCGCGCGCAGGGAGTGGAACGCCCGCACGACGCAGTTCCCCTTCGAGTACCAGTTCCTCGATGACCAGCTGGACATGCAGTACGAAGCGCAGGGCCGCCTGGCGTCGCTGGTCGGCATCTTCTCGCTGCTCGCGGTGTTCATCGCCTGTCTCGGCCTCTTCGCGCTCGCCAGCTGGACGGCCGAGAAGCGCACACGGGAGATCGGCATCCGCAAGGTGATGGGCGCCGATACGCTGCGCATCACCTGGGTGGTCACCCGCGATTTCCTCCTGCTGGTGCTCGTAGGCGCGCTGGTGGCCGTACCGCTCGCGTGGTTCGGCGTGGGCCGCTGGCTGGAGAACTTCGCCTTCCGCACGCACATCGAGCCGCTGGTCTTCGTGGGCGCGGGACTGGTCGTGCTGCTCATCGCCACGTTCACGGTGAGCTTCCGGGCCATCCGGGCCGCGCAGACCGATCCGGTGCGGGCGCTACGTCACGAATAA
- a CDS encoding helix-turn-helix transcriptional regulator — MPDFTHDGHVYYNPFEFAMAFIGGTWKAPVLYRLKKEKQRYSELKKNMPHISDRQLAATLRELEKHGMVSRKVYAEVPPRTEYALTKRGEQAIPVIETLRQYGIALMKDVGIESKFYIPRVKAVRKK; from the coding sequence ATGCCCGACTTCACCCACGACGGCCACGTGTACTACAACCCCTTCGAGTTCGCCATGGCCTTCATCGGGGGCACGTGGAAGGCGCCGGTGCTGTACCGGCTGAAGAAGGAGAAGCAGCGCTACAGCGAGCTGAAGAAGAACATGCCGCACATCAGCGACCGGCAGCTGGCGGCCACGTTGCGCGAACTGGAGAAGCACGGCATGGTCTCGCGGAAGGTGTACGCCGAGGTGCCACCGCGCACGGAATACGCCCTCACCAAGCGGGGCGAGCAGGCGATCCCGGTGATCGAAACGCTGCGGCAGTACGGCATCGCGCTGATGAAGGACGTGGGGATCGAGAGCAAGTTCTACATACCGCGAGTGAAGGCGGTGCGGAAGAAGTAG